The following proteins are encoded in a genomic region of Primulina huaijiensis isolate GDHJ02 chromosome 3, ASM1229523v2, whole genome shotgun sequence:
- the LOC140972815 gene encoding uric acid degradation bifunctional protein TTL-like isoform X2 — protein sequence MESLIVLGEKEWLACCGSVKFAKEMASAGPFSSYQEAIGAASDTWFNKVDVNGWLEAFSAHPQIGESPSKAHKSPTSAQWSKGEQSTALATATDTTLQELYEWNARYRQKFGFVFLIFASGRSTPEILAEMKRRYQNRPIVEFELAAKEQMKITELRLSKLFSANASAASTTNIQYASDVAKVGDRVSRIGGHLGAAKETPAEKSAETFTRTRPPITTHVLDIAHGSPAAGIEVLLETWDNNQSRPLFGQMDSNRNWKLQGSSTTDKDGRSGQLMKMVDNLNPGIYQISFNTGKYNPAGFFPYVSIVFEVRDSQKLEHFHVPLLLSPFSFSTYRGS from the exons ATGGAATCTTTAATAGTTTTGGGCGAGAAAGAATGGTTGGCATGCTGTGGAAGCGTCAAATTTGCCAAAGAAATGGCGTCTGCTGGGCCCTTTTCCAGTTATCAAGAAGCGATCGGTGCTGCCAGTGATACATGGTTCAATAAA GTGGATGTAAATGGATGGCTGGAAGCTTTTTCTGCACATCCTCAGATTGGTGAAAGCCCGTCGAAGGCCCACAAAAGTCCCACCAGCGCTCA GTGGAGCAAGGGAGAACAGTCAACTGCTTTAGCTACTGCCACTGACACCACGTTGCAG GAGCTATATGAGTGGAATGCTCGTTATAGGCAGAAGTTCGGGTTTGTGTTTCTGATATTTGCGTCTGGAAGAAGTACCCCAGAGATACTGGCAGAGATGAAG AGACGCTATCAGAACAGACCAATAGTCGAATTCGAGCTTGCAGCCAAGGAACAAATGAAGATAACAGAACTGCGTCTTTCTAAGCTATTTTCAGCTAATGCAAGTGCTGCTTCCACAACCAACATCCAGTATGCTTCAGATGTCGCAAAAGTTGGAG ATCGAGTGAGCCGTATCGGTGGACATTTGGGTGCCGCAAAGGAAACTCCTGCTGAGAAATCTGCTGAAACGTTTACAAGGACACGCCCACCTATCACGACCCACGTTCTTGATATAGCACACGGCTCTCCAGCTGCTGGTATTGAAGTCCTTCTCGAGACGTGGGACAACAATCAATCCCGGCCATTATTTGGTCAAATGGATTCAAATCGTAATTGGAAGCTCCAAGGTTCTTCAACTACAGATAAAGATGGTAGAAGTGGTCAGTTGATGAAAATGGTTGACAACTTGAACCCTGGCATATACCAGATCAGTTTCAATACTGGGAAGTATAATCCGGCAGGCTTCTTCCCATACGTCTCTATCGTTTTTGAAGTCCGGGATTCGCAAAAGTTGGAGCATTTTCATGTCCCGCTGTTACTTTCTCCATTTTCATTCAGCACTTACCGTGGGAGCTAG
- the LOC140972815 gene encoding uric acid degradation bifunctional protein TTL-like isoform X1 — MESLIVLGEKEWLACCGSVKFAKEMASAGPFSSYQEAIGAASDTWFNKVDVNGWLEAFSAHPQIGESPSKAHKSPTSAQWSKGEQSTALATATDTTLQELYEWNARYRQKFGFVFLIFASGRSTPEILAEMKRRYQNRPIVEFELAAKEQMKITELRLSKLFSANASAASTTNIQYASDVAKVGEDRVSRIGGHLGAAKETPAEKSAETFTRTRPPITTHVLDIAHGSPAAGIEVLLETWDNNQSRPLFGQMDSNRNWKLQGSSTTDKDGRSGQLMKMVDNLNPGIYQISFNTGKYNPAGFFPYVSIVFEVRDSQKLEHFHVPLLLSPFSFSTYRGS; from the exons ATGGAATCTTTAATAGTTTTGGGCGAGAAAGAATGGTTGGCATGCTGTGGAAGCGTCAAATTTGCCAAAGAAATGGCGTCTGCTGGGCCCTTTTCCAGTTATCAAGAAGCGATCGGTGCTGCCAGTGATACATGGTTCAATAAA GTGGATGTAAATGGATGGCTGGAAGCTTTTTCTGCACATCCTCAGATTGGTGAAAGCCCGTCGAAGGCCCACAAAAGTCCCACCAGCGCTCA GTGGAGCAAGGGAGAACAGTCAACTGCTTTAGCTACTGCCACTGACACCACGTTGCAG GAGCTATATGAGTGGAATGCTCGTTATAGGCAGAAGTTCGGGTTTGTGTTTCTGATATTTGCGTCTGGAAGAAGTACCCCAGAGATACTGGCAGAGATGAAG AGACGCTATCAGAACAGACCAATAGTCGAATTCGAGCTTGCAGCCAAGGAACAAATGAAGATAACAGAACTGCGTCTTTCTAAGCTATTTTCAGCTAATGCAAGTGCTGCTTCCACAACCAACATCCAGTATGCTTCAGATGTCGCAAAAGTTGGAG AAGATCGAGTGAGCCGTATCGGTGGACATTTGGGTGCCGCAAAGGAAACTCCTGCTGAGAAATCTGCTGAAACGTTTACAAGGACACGCCCACCTATCACGACCCACGTTCTTGATATAGCACACGGCTCTCCAGCTGCTGGTATTGAAGTCCTTCTCGAGACGTGGGACAACAATCAATCCCGGCCATTATTTGGTCAAATGGATTCAAATCGTAATTGGAAGCTCCAAGGTTCTTCAACTACAGATAAAGATGGTAGAAGTGGTCAGTTGATGAAAATGGTTGACAACTTGAACCCTGGCATATACCAGATCAGTTTCAATACTGGGAAGTATAATCCGGCAGGCTTCTTCCCATACGTCTCTATCGTTTTTGAAGTCCGGGATTCGCAAAAGTTGGAGCATTTTCATGTCCCGCTGTTACTTTCTCCATTTTCATTCAGCACTTACCGTGGGAGCTAG